AAGACCATTTAATAAGCTGTGAAGGTGCTGAAACATCTGTTTTTTCTTTTGGTTATTATTTTACTATCTTTTCCAACATTGGTGTTTTGACATCAGTGATTGCTGCATGCAGCTATTTCTTAACTCCAAGTTGAATTCAGTGGATACATTCAAAAGGCAAACACTACATTCAAAGACTCGTTATACATCACACCCCAAACAGTACAAGGAAAGAAATGCAATACTGTATTTCGtgaccttgggactataaggttctatctgataCTTTGGTAAAAAATGAGTTTTTCATCTTTAGGTGGTCCTTTACCTGTGAGAAATGTCAGATTTTTGAAAAAGTTAATTTATGATGAACAAACATTTAAAATCAAAGTTATATCTGCGCAAATACTTTTTAACTTGGTGCTATAAGGTTCTGTCTGCATTCCAATCACACAATGCTGGGTTGTCAATCAAAAATAATTGTATGTAAGGTGATATACTTATTGAGTCATGAAACAGGAAGATATCACAAACAGTTCTGAGATCTGGGACTTGAAAAATACTCATAATCTCAAAACTAcattttgcagatagaaccttgaAGTCCCAAGTTCTTGATTATTCATATCATAGTTTCctgtcctttaaaaaaaatactttaattttttttttattgataacTAGCAAGTAGTTTACTGACTTTGGGTGTCAGAGATTTGAAACATATATAAATGTACTCATCCACAGCTAAGCTTTAGCAATGTTGCTAGTTATCCATAGGATATTATCGCTTTAACAAATGTATGTTGAACATGAATTAATATATTTGATAATGTGATTAGAAAGGATGAAGGGTATTCTCTTTATTTAATGATTAAATATCTGTACTTTTCTATTAAAATTGAAATCATTTTAACATCCTGTGGCTCAACCCAGAATGACATTTCAGAGCCATAAGGTTCAATCTGCAATTGTGCCCACCTAAGAAAAACGGATTTACAAATGTCTTAGAATTGTGATACTCTGCACTTTAGGTACATTTAAGGTGAGGACCTTAATGGGTTCCGAAAGAAAATAATTCACTACAAAACATTTCTGAGATCTGGGATGTGAAAGCTTTAATGCTCAATATCTCAGAACTATGCTTTGCGCAGAtataaccttatagtcccaaggtctCGATTTCCAAATACCACAAACCAGTTTCCCTGATGAAGAAGAAGTTAAGGCAAAAATAAGAAACTAGGCCTACACTATTAGGCTACTCTTTCAATAATACAATTCCCAATTTAAGGTGAGAGCTCACAAACCATCACACAGTAGCATGTAGTTGAACCCATGTTCACTaataaacaaaatgtggaaaactaaATGTACTACTATTCATAATTTCCTTATGCAGAAGTGCTTCCATCTTGTGGCACAACCAGTGCCCTGCAGGCTGGTGCTCCTGCCTTGGATCTGTCTAATATGATGTCATGATGTCTCCAACAGTAGTGATGAAGTAGATTTATCATATAATTGAAAGGAATAATTACCAAAATATCAAGACAAACATTATTGATAACTTAGTAGTTAAATTCACATTCACAAAGCCCTTGGAGAAAGTTTTTATAAATGTTGTAATTACAAAAATTTTACATGACACACTCCATGTAAATGGAAAAAGTATTCTAGTTGAAAACAGCATATACCAACATAAATTAGTTTTTGTTTAACAAAGCAAAAAGTGTCTGTTTTAGGTATAATTTTCACAGGTTACTGTAGAAATGTTAAAAACTCTTCAGTGCTCATGTCTCTTGTAGGACAACAATGTCAGCCCAAATAAGACATGCAGTATCCTGCATACTGTCATTGAACTAAATTCACAGCTACATAAAAGTGTCCTATAACAGTTTCATACAGGAAGTATTTCCTCTGAGATGTCCGTGTCTGACAGACATCAACTGAGCAGGAGGTATTTTCCCAAAAGCGTAGGGGTCATTTTGTTGGAGACATACAGTACAGTCCTTGTTTTTAGATTACGTTCCTGCATCACAAGAGCCAGTGTGGAGCCGCAGCGCCCCCTGTCTGTGGAGTGAACTCAGGGTCCTGAACTCCAGTGGCATAGTGTGTGGACTGGCATGGGACGTGTACGTGTAGGTCAGAGTATCATAGTAGTGGTACTTCACTGGTTTCCCCTGTGAATCCTGAGGGAAAGGCCAGAAACCGTACAGGTGGATCTCCTCACAGAAGCGAGTGGCCATGGTGTACATCAGCAGACCAGTGGTGGGTCTCTTGATCTGGACGTTGTTGGTCAGCCAATACCTAAAGAATGGAGCAAGAGAGAGTTATATAACCTAGGTAAAGGTATTTAAAGGCACTGAAGAGTCACCTGACATCTGAAAAAAATACCTGAGAGGAAATCTTTGGAATGTTTGTTTTAGGCTAGAGCTATTTCTTCTCAGTGTTCAATATTTTCCTTCGtatctggaaaaaaaatctacaGAACCTATGGAACTAGTGGACACTTGCACACACGCCAAGGTCCTATGACAGATAACACATAGCAGGAATACAATAGTATTAAAGACTGTCAAAGTCTGGTAGACTTTATCCCTGATAAAGAGGATGAGTGCATTGAAGCCAATATCCATTAGAAAGCACTGAACCCTCTGTATTCTTAGCACTTCAATGGCAGTCCACTCACCCTTGAATAAGCCCCTACAATAAGCACGCTTTCTCTCTCTATGTGGTGGCTTTCACTCAGATCTCTGGGTGGATGTATGCTGAGGCGCCAGTGGGCTCGAGTAGAGGAACTGAATTGTAATAAGACAGAGGGGTCTGGGGCCTGCAGTCACAAAGCAAGCCCCATCTGGTCCTCTCACTCACAGACCCCCAgcccagcacagcacagcacagcccagcccagcccagtatGGCCTACCTTGACCTCTAGATACTCAGAGAGGAGCCCAGTGACCTAGCAGTGGACTAGGACTAGTAGGAGGTCAATGGTGGATCTATTTAAAGGGCATCTAGTACTCAGAGAAGCAGAAGCCCAGGGGAAAGTATTCAGTTTGGCATTTATCAAGCACCACTGTAGCTAAAGGTCATAGACATGCACTGCATTTCTATGAGCATTTTCCCTGCATTTCAAGTCATTTATTGCCCTTTCAGAGAAGATTCCAGGCTTTTTGTAGAAATACAGTACAAAAAATATCAGTACTGCTGGCTAACTGTCCTCCTTCTGCAAATTCAACAGCTGGCAGAGAGGCCAGCAGCAGTAAGTTAGTCACCAACGGCCTGTTGAGTAGCTCTAATACTCCCTTTAAAAATAGCAGGGGATCTGTGAACTGCTGCTTAATTTGTGCCTTCCAGGCCCTGGATTGTGGAGCTCACAGGTGTACAGACAGACTACGAGCTGCAGTGTAACAAAGAGCCCTCTTACCCTCTGACAGCATGGAGAAGGCGCAGTGAGGGGAAGGCGGTGTGCACATCCACTGTGTGCAGCAGGATGAGACGGATGGCccactccaccctctcctcccctcccttggCCATGAAGGCTGGGATCCACAGTACGCTGCCGCTGAGGCCCCGGAGCCGCTGCAGGAAGCGCTCCCTCCACTCCTCGCTGGCCAGGTCCTGGAAGGCCCGCTGCACCACAGATGGGTTCATGGTCACCAGGTTGGTGCGCCGGCCCACGTCCCCAGCATACTCCTCCACTGGCGCCAGGTTACATCTGCAAAGATACATTTATCTAAATTACTCTAATATCATATAGTCCATTTGATTAGTCTTTCACAAATATTAAGGTCAAACCACAGAACTCATAAATTGGGCCAATCCTACTGTCGTCCATAAAGATTTGTAAACTCCACATACATTAATTTAGGTAGCTCTGACATTGTTCAACATGCATTAAGCACATACTCAGTCAGCTAAGAATAACCCTATACCAAACACACCTAGCTCATGGGTGCACTGCAACTCAAAACCCTAATGAATGTATTCCATGTGTCATCCTGCTATGTGTTGGTATGGTGTCCAAAGAAGGTTACTTGACTGACCTCAGTAAAAGTGATTACTATACAGTACCAATGCACAGAGAGATAATGATCAAAGAGGACATAAAATGTCCTGTATCTATAAAAAAATGTGTGGCTGTGTGAGAGCCAGAGTCAGGTTTAACTGAGCACTGCTGTGAGCAGAGGCATTATCTCCCTACCTGAATACCTCAGCAAATCCCTCATCACTCCCTCCCAGCTAACTGCCCCTGCTAAGCCATGTCTTTCTCTGCCAACCCATCCTGACCTGTCTTGCCATTGCCCTGTTGATCTGACACTCCAGCAGCAGGGGGGTTGGGGATTTACTCTTCCACCATGGAGGCATACAGTATGGCTCTGCATATCCAGACGGTAGATCAAGTTACACAAGGAGGATGgggaaaaacaccatcccaaggTAATGAGGGACTTCAAATATCCCAATCTCATTACAGCAGTACAAATGTATCATCGAAAATCTACTGCCTTGCTACAGTATGGCAATTATTGTACAGGAATCAAAAGATACGAGATATACTATGATTCCACTTCCAAACGATCTGTGAAATAATGATATGGTTTCGCATATTTCCCAATTCCCATTAGTTCAGATACCTCTCTCCATCATTGATTTAtgtcacgtgtcaaactcattccacaactgggccgagtgtctgcgggttttcgctcctcccttgtacttgattgattaattaaggtcaataattagtaaggaactcccttcacctggttgtctaggtcttaattgaaatgaAAAACCTAAAAccagccctccatggaatgagtttgacacccctgatttatGTGCTCTACCTTCTCATTACCCATACTCATgatgcagtggaggctcctcagaggaggaaagggaggaccatcctcctcagtgaattattattttaaaaaattatagtgaaacataaaaaaatatatcatttaaaaaacaatattaaatatattcacgtcaccatataattgattaaaacacactgttttgcaatgaaggtgtACAGTaccctcagcagcactctgtagggtagcaccatggtgtagccggtgGACAGATAgctcctgtcctcctctgggtacattgacttcaatacaaaacctaggaggctcatggttctcacccccttccatagacttacacagtaattatgacaacttccggaggaattgacatgttgtccacccactCAAATGATCAgaaattaatctagtactgaaagcatacgctacagctagctagcactgcagtgcataaaatggtgagtagttgactcaaagagagagaaaaacaatagtagaacagtttttaacaaattaatttcttccaaaattaaggagtagcaagagcgagagatagagagagagagagagagagagagagagagagagagagagagagagagagagagagagagagagctagctagctatatttggttgtattttcttaaattttcactttcacttagctagtgaATGCAGCTAACTAGtgtagcctactcaaacacccggctcaaacagagagggatgctgtATTAGCTAGCTGGTTATGGCTATCCAAGTCAAGGTTGgcttttgatttgattaatttattgtcaccggggcccgccggtgtaattgctaaactgctttctgactgtacactgtactgcatgattgtagtgggtttactaacgcatttgTTATAGTATGTTCACTTTGATGTGActacaatgtaggctgtgtgtagcgattagcggtcatgatatgaaggtttggcttcgAAATGCTTCtttgcctggtcacagaaagctgatgtgttgtgcactgaagtccacaagcaaatggaaaaggtgagaggagagcgcgtagatagttgcgagaaggaattatatatacaaagagcagtgatcatgctgtttttatgtggctgctatgaaagtgaactgtgtttgcttgtgatcaggggtgtattcattctgccgattctgttgaaaaacgcttcttaaatggaagcaattggaacaaaatggggataaacatacatttgtccaatagaaactctaatttgcaactgttggacttatgattacaccctagatcagctagatgcaggcaatagtgtgcaaggcagtattgaatgtatcacagtctgtcaccttgattacttaaaattatctcgacctgtgcacctacgttgtaaactttcattcataggctaggttgtagcaacctcatgatgggtacagggaaaattggAGTATgacgtagtagcctaaacctttcGATGTTagattgagctgggtgaatgggatatgaatgacagtcatccaatatgctgtaatagaaataaggccatggtcttaatttttttaaatcatccTCCCTCATTTCAAACACAGTtaggctgtcacaccctggctctggggactctatatgttgagccagggtgtgtagattctatgtgttcttgatctgtgttgtatattctatgtgttctatttctatgttggccagtgtggttctcaatcagaggcaacgagtgtcagctgtggctggttgtctctgattgggaaccacatttaaacaggctgttttcccacaatagttgtgggatcttgttccttttggtgtgttccgtgtttgttgtgtttaacataggacgtcacgttatcgtttgttgttttgttgttcgttgttcgtgcattcattaaataaagaagtatgttcgttcatcacgctgcgccttggtctactcagttcaacgatcgtgacagaagatcccaccataccaggaccaagcagcgtgtccaggagcaggcagcctggacatgggaggaagcgccgggaaaggagctggagaggttggcgatggcccaggtgggcaaagtgtggtcctgggaggacatgctcgggggaaaagggccatgggctaaggttaaggccctggcgagagaggagcaacggcgtcaacagtgtcgtcgtcggacggacgagaggcaaccccaaaacttttttagggggggggcacacggcatgggcgactgggcagcaggaggctcccacagggcgaattgggagattaggagaggaggccaccgggtttggggggccagaaggcaggttggcggagcctggatggagagcagagccaactccccgtactcaggcatggcagcatgagactgggcaggttccgcggtatgcggagctgcggactgtgccacgagtggtccggcatagtccggtacgtcctgtgcgagcacccagCACGTGTCGTgtgaaggtgggcatgcagccaggacggagtgtgccggctcagcgctcgtggcctccagtgcctctcctcggtcccggaaatcctgcgccagtgtcacgtgctgttatgccagtacgggtacacagccctgtacgtcctgtgctgatgcctcacacagagtgtgtgaaggtaggcattcagccaggacgggttgtggcagctcttcactccaggcctcctatccatctccacagcccggcccggcctgttcctgctcctcgcaccaagcctccggtgcgcatcgccagcccagcccggcctgttcctgccactcgcaccaagcctacggtgcgcgtcgccagcccggcccggcctgtttctgccactcgcaccaagcctacggtgcgcgtcgccagcccggcccggcctgttcctgccactcgcaccaagcctacggtgcgcgtcgccagcccggcccggcctgttcctgccactcgcaccaagcctacggtgcgcgtcgccagcccggcccggcctgttcctgccactcgcaccaagcctacggtgcgcgtcgccagcccggcccggcctgttcctgccactcgcaccaagcctacggtgcgcgtcgccagcccggcccggcctgttcctgccactcgcaccaagcctacagtgtgcgtcgccagcccggcccggcctgttcctgccactcgcaccaagcctacggtgcgcgtcgccagcccggcccggcctgttcctgccactcgcaccaagccaggggtgcgagtcgtcagcccggtaaggcccgttcctgctccacgcaccaagccaggggtgcgagtcgtcagcccggtaaggcccgttcctgctccacgcaccaagccaggggtgcgagtcgtcagcccggtccggcccgttcctgctccacgcaccaagccaggggtgcgcatcgtcagcccggtccggcccgttgctgctccacgctccaagccaggggtgcgcatcgtcagcccggtccggcccgttcctgctccacgcaccaagccaggggtgtgcgtcgtcagtccggcacaacccgtgcctgggtcaccggtgcctggtcaggtaccggtcagctgctccacaccggagcttaagcaatccgctcctacgatgtccagtccagctccagccagcggggccagaccggaccaggggcgctacggggggattattggagggtggtgggcaagcccgtaGCCGGAAccacctccgaggaggaatgcccacccagccctcccctgtttggtttaggTTGAGGCACGgttgcagtccgcgcctttggggtggggggtactgtcacaccctggctctggggactctatatgttgagccagggtgtgtagattctatgtgttcttgttctgtgttgtatattctatgtgttctatttctatgttggccagtgtggttctcaatcagaggcaacgagtgtcagctgtggctggttgtctctgattgggaaccacatttaaacaggctgttttcccacaatagttgtgggatcttgttccttttggtgtgttccgtgtttgttgtgtttaacataggacgtcacgttatcgtttgttgttttgttgttcgtgcattcattaaataaagaagtatgttcgttcatcacgctgcgccttggtctactcagttcaacgatcgtgacacaggcaACCTTGGATTTCTTCCACCATAACATCTGTAGTTGTAACATTGCTATGCATAGCTGTACTTTCTCTGTTGCTATACTGACAGACAAAGCAGTGATATAGCAATAAATAACCCACTCACAGAAAGCTGTTTGCTGACACACTAGCACAGAGCAGCATTGACGGATGGTTGCAGATAGACATTCTCCCCTGGTAAATGAGTGTAGCAGTCCTAGGAATAAACGGCAGTGCTTCTCTAAAGCACCTCATTAGATTTCGGGTGGATAGCAGTAGCTTTTGAAAATGTCACATTTACCCAGCAGGTATTTAATTGCTGTAAGTATTGCTGTTCATTTCTAAAAGTAGCAGGCATTTCAAAGGTGTGGAGAATATGTGTTCTAGTGCAGTGGCATTGATTCATCAAGGTAAAGTATTTGTGAAATCTAAGGGACTGTGCTTACATAAAGGTTATGAGTATAAAGATGTATAGTGCTTTTATACATTCCTATCCTGAATATTCCACTGTATATTTAGTGATAAATTAACTCATAATTAACTTTtatacacagcaaattggcccgtgttacctagtgttgatttttcagtgtaacatttctagtgttgattcaggtgtTAAATTAAGTTAAGACTCATTCATGTAAAAGAATCCCAGTGTTGATGTTAATAACCAGTGTTAAACCAAAACCACGCCTATCATATTTACCAgaatgctctattgcaggtagattttttagaattgtttgtttcaatatctatgtttttgcatgtacattgattgattaattaatcttatgcctctcaaatataaataacatacatttttctaaacaaatcccccccagttttatcattggaatgtgatacaaaacgaggcaacggtgtgctttaggatcatgcggacgcctccgagcggtcgggtaggctgtttgtttgGAGTGTTTGTCCGActttaaaaaattatatatatatatatatatatatcataatatttatgtccccccacttctaaaaccaaagatcagggttgggttataaagatatatcagaaactttgaacatcccacagagcaccattaaatccattattaaaaaatggaaagaatatggcaccacaacaaacctgccaagagagggccgcccaccaaaactcacggaccaggcaaggagggcattaatcagagaggcaacaaagagaccaaagataaccctgaaggagctgcaaagctccacagcggagattggagtatcagtccataggaccactttaagctgtacactccacagagctgggctttacggaagagtggccagaaaaaagccattgcttaaagaaaaaaataagcaaacacgtttggtgttcgccaaaagccatgtgggacactccccaaacatatggaataagttactctggtcagatgagactaaaattgagctttttggccatcaaggaaaacgctgtgtCTCGCGCAAACCCAACAGCACTCATAaccccgagaacatcatccccacagtgaagcatggtggtggcagcatcatgctgtggagatgtttttcatcggcagggactgggaaactggtcagaattgaaggaatgatggatggtgttaaatacagggaaattcttgagggaaacctgtttcagtcttccagagatttgagactgggacagaggttcaccttccagcaggacaatgaccctaagcatactgctaaagcaacactcgagtggtttaaggggaaacatttaaatgtcttggaatggcctagtcaaagcccagacctcaatccaattgagaatctgtggtatgacttaaagattgctgtacaccagcagaacccatccaacttgaaggagctggagcagttatgccttgaagaatgggcagaaatcccagtggctagatgtgccaagcttatagagacataccccaagatacttgcagctgtaattgctgcaaaaggtggctctacaaagtcgggtgaatagttatgcatgcacaagttttctgtttttttttggtcttatttcttgtttgtttcacaataaaaagtattttgcatcttcaaagtggtaggcatgttgtgtaaatcaaatgatacaaaccccccaaaaatctattttaattccaggttgtaaggcaacaaaataggaaaaatgccaagaggggtgaatactttcgcttCTCAAGCCAGTTGATgtaccctgtagctcagttggtagagcatggcgcttgcaacggcagggttgtgggttagtttcccacgggggccaatatgaaaatgtatgcactcactaactgtaagtcgctctggataagagtgtctgctaaatgactaaaatgtaaatgtaaaatatatgggTAAGATATTCTAgcaagctacattttcagatattacacgtttctaattttgacagaaagtggtttcatttcaagttaaagtgcactgttagctagctaacattagctggctggctcactagctaacgttatgtgtatgatcttattatttgtatctcagagccatttgctttgctagatatagcctaatgttagctagctaacattgaacatggttggttagctacctgcagattcatgcagggtagtaacgtcatgagttgggattatggttcattgtttacctagctagctacatgttttaacaaaagactccactatgcaagtatccatttcaatagaatgccactgcgacaactgttgatagatgtagctggtaaattcgctctggctatctactccaatttcagagcatgggtaagatagtctagctagctacattttcagatattacacgtttctaattttgacagaaagtcattttaatttcaagttaaagtgtactgttagctagctagctaacgttagctggctagcttgctagctagtgtCATgggtatgatcttattattcgtatctcagagccatttgctttgctagttatagcctaatgttagctagctaacattgaatctGGTTGGTtaactacctgcagattcatgcagggtagtaacatcatgAGTTGGTATTATgcttcattgtttacctagctagctagctacatgttttaaccaaagactccactatgcaagtatccatttcaatagaatgccactgcgacaactgttgatagatgtagctggtaaattcgctctggctatctactccaatttcagagcatgggtaagatagtctagctagctaaatttttAGATATTACACTTTTCTAATTTTGGCAAGGCTCtgtgggaaatatgcaaataaggctttacagtAAGCAGTTTGTttaatttaacactgaaaagtgAGGACCCATATAGACACTGGACTAGTGTTGAATTTAACACTGgaggatgaaggggaggagacaggttaaagaaggatttttaagccttaagacaattaagacatggattgtgtgtgtgccattcagagggtgaatgggcaagacaaaagctgtaagtgcctttgaacggggtatggtagtaggtgccaggcgtactggtttgagtgtgtcaagaactgcaactctgctggggttttcacgctcaacagtttcctgtgtgtatcaaagaatggtccaccacccaaaggacatccagccaacttgacacaactgtgggaagcattggagtcaacatgggccagcatccctgtggaacgcttttgacaccttgtagagtccatgccctgactaattgaggctgttctgagggcaaaaggttttgttttgtacactcagtgtatataatgtaggtattcctcttgtccagataggatagggcagtgtgcagtgcaatggtgaTTGTGTTGTCCGTAGATCTGTTGGGCCGATATgggaattgtagtgggtctagggtgttgggtaaggtggaggtgatatgatccttaactagcctctcaaagcacttcatgatgatagAAGTGAGTGCTCCAGGgtatagtcatttagttcagttacctttgctttcttgggtacaggaacaatggtgaacatcttgaagcaagtggggacaacagactgagatatggagagattgaacatgtccgtaaacactccagccagctggtttgtacatgctc
The sequence above is a segment of the Coregonus clupeaformis isolate EN_2021a chromosome 19, ASM2061545v1, whole genome shotgun sequence genome. Coding sequences within it:
- the LOC121531343 gene encoding alpha-2,8-sialyltransferase 8B-like, whose protein sequence is MQLEFRTLMFGIVTVLVIFLIIADIAEVEEEIANIGGSRKLYLHSLIPKPNRNVAVKANPKPLVSEGGDKSPASPSYSNNTTKLSSDNWTFNRSLSNLIRKNILRFFDPERDISILKGTLKPGDVIHYIFDRQSTTNISENLYRLLPTVSPMKNQHHRRCAIVGNSGILLNSSCGPEIDSYDFVIRCNLAPVEEYAGDVGRRTNLVTMNPSVVQRAFQDLASEEWRERFLQRLRGLSGSVLWIPAFMAKGGEERVEWAIRLILLHTVDVHTAFPSLRLLHAVRGYWLTNNVQIKRPTTGLLMYTMATRFCEEIHLYGFWPFPQDSQGKPVKYHYYDTLTYTYTSHASPHTMPLEFRTLSSLHRQGALRLHTGSCDAGT